A window of Ruminococcus champanellensis 18P13 = JCM 17042 contains these coding sequences:
- a CDS encoding MmcQ/YjbR family DNA-binding protein, with translation MNRTEFEQFILAWYPSESDCPWASHPRHKVFRHRGNRKWFALIMNVSRDKLGLSGSDMLDVVNLKCDPLLIPSLRERPGCFPAYHMNKTHWITVALDGSASDETIKMLLDMSYAATKSNACKGKS, from the coding sequence GTGAATCGAACAGAATTTGAACAATTCATCCTTGCCTGGTACCCGTCGGAGTCGGACTGTCCCTGGGCAAGTCATCCCCGGCACAAGGTGTTTCGCCACAGGGGCAACCGCAAATGGTTTGCACTGATTATGAACGTATCCAGAGATAAACTCGGGCTGTCCGGTTCGGATATGCTGGATGTGGTCAATCTGAAATGCGATCCCCTGCTGATTCCTTCCCTTCGGGAGCGGCCGGGCTGCTTTCCTGCATATCACATGAACAAAACCCACTGGATCACAGTGGCGCTGGACGGCAGCGCATCAGACGAAACCATCAAAATGCTCCTGGATATGAGCTACGCTGCCACCAAGTCAAACGCATGCAAGGGGAAATCCTAA
- the hydE gene encoding [FeFe] hydrogenase H-cluster radical SAM maturase HydE — MHCKEWIDKLEVQPLERAEYIRLLSDYTEEDRLYAQEKARKIGDRYFGKQIFVRGLIEFTSYCKNDCYYCGLRRSNPKAERYRLTEEEILDCCREGYALGFRTFVLQGGEDAYFTRERMVHIIRQIKGAYPDCALTLSIGERCRADYAAFRQAGADRYLLRHETADPAHYRVLHPEPLSLEHRIKCLETLKELGFQTGCGFMVGSPGQTPETLAEDLLFIRRLQPQMVGIGPFIPHGDTPFHNKPQGTLELTLFLLSLIRIQQKQVLLPATTALGTIDPRGRELGILAGANVVMPNLSPVAVRKKYSLYDNKICTGEESAQCRSCLQKRMESIGYTLVTDRGDYPA; from the coding sequence ATGCATTGCAAGGAATGGATCGACAAGCTGGAGGTACAGCCCCTGGAGCGGGCAGAATACATCCGGCTGTTGTCAGACTATACAGAGGAAGACAGGCTGTATGCCCAGGAAAAGGCACGGAAAATCGGGGATCGATACTTTGGAAAGCAGATCTTCGTCCGGGGACTGATCGAATTTACAAGCTACTGCAAAAATGACTGCTATTACTGCGGTCTGCGCCGGAGCAATCCCAAGGCGGAGCGCTACCGACTGACGGAGGAGGAGATCCTGGATTGCTGTCGGGAGGGGTATGCCCTCGGCTTCCGCACCTTTGTACTGCAAGGGGGAGAGGACGCTTATTTCACCAGGGAGCGGATGGTACACATAATCCGGCAGATCAAAGGTGCCTATCCGGACTGCGCTCTGACCCTGTCCATCGGGGAGCGGTGTCGGGCGGATTATGCAGCATTCCGACAGGCCGGGGCTGACCGGTATCTGCTGCGGCATGAAACGGCGGATCCGGCACATTACCGTGTTTTGCATCCGGAGCCTCTTTCCCTGGAGCATCGGATCAAATGCCTGGAAACGCTCAAGGAACTGGGTTTCCAGACCGGCTGCGGCTTTATGGTGGGATCCCCCGGGCAGACTCCGGAAACCCTGGCAGAGGACTTGCTGTTTATCCGGCGGTTGCAACCGCAAATGGTAGGTATCGGCCCCTTCATTCCCCATGGGGACACCCCTTTTCATAATAAGCCCCAGGGGACTCTGGAATTGACCCTGTTTCTGCTGAGCCTGATCCGGATCCAGCAGAAGCAGGTGCTGCTGCCTGCCACCACGGCGCTGGGTACGATTGATCCCCGAGGGCGGGAGCTTGGGATTCTGGCTGGTGCCAATGTGGTGATGCCGAATCTTTCTCCGGTGGCGGTGCGGAAGAAATATTCTCTGTACGACAACAAGATCTGCACCGGGGAGGAAAGCGCCCAGTGCCGTTCCTGTCTCCAAAAGCGGATGGAGTCCATCGGCTACACTTTGGTGACTGACCGGGGGGATTATCCTGCGTAG
- the lysS gene encoding lysine--tRNA ligase → MSEVENSAALEEAVQDVHILKKVRLEKLDELKVKHENPYEITKYPVDAHNAELKAAFEKEEARMIAEAAGDEEKLNALLEAQKEKIVHIAGRIMSWRDMGKANFIDVRDGSDRIQVYVRMNEIGKEAFADFKKWDIGDIVGVEGFVFRTRKGEISIHAKSIVLLSKSLLPLPEKWHGLKDQDIRYRQRYVDLIVNPDVKDTFLKRSQILREVRSYLDNLGYLEVDTPVLHTLEIGASARPFITHHNALDLDMYLRIETELYLKRLIVGGFEKVYEVGRIFRNEGMDTSHNPEFTSIEMYQAYTDYIGMMNLIEDMYRTIARKVCGSDVITYQGVEIDMGRLWERLTMVEAVKKYAGVDYNDWATDEQARAVAKEKGVEVDEGDAATKGHVLIAFFDAFVEEKLIQPTIIYDYPVENSPLAKRKPTDPAFTERFEYFIYAREMGNAFSELNDPIDQRERFERQVAAKRAQGNNNATVDEDFVTALEYGMPPTGGLGFGLDRLVMLLTDSASIRDVLLFPTMKPLDSDKKVSKEVSAPAEAAQTAPVVEEKIDFSNVQIEPLFADQVDFDTFSKSDFRAVKVKECEAVKKSKKLLKFVLDDGTGVDRVILSGIHDYYEPEELVGKTCIAITNLPPRPMMGIDSCGMLISAVHHENGEEKLHLLMVDPHIPAGAKLY, encoded by the coding sequence ATGAGTGAAGTAGAAAACAGCGCTGCATTGGAAGAAGCAGTGCAGGATGTCCATATTTTAAAGAAGGTTCGCCTGGAAAAGCTGGATGAATTAAAGGTCAAGCATGAGAATCCTTACGAGATCACGAAATATCCGGTGGATGCCCACAATGCAGAATTGAAGGCTGCCTTTGAAAAAGAGGAAGCCCGGATGATCGCTGAGGCTGCCGGCGATGAGGAAAAGCTCAATGCGTTGCTGGAGGCCCAGAAGGAAAAGATCGTGCACATTGCCGGCAGAATTATGAGCTGGCGTGACATGGGCAAGGCGAATTTTATCGATGTGCGGGACGGTTCTGACCGGATCCAGGTCTATGTGCGGATGAATGAGATTGGTAAAGAAGCCTTTGCTGACTTTAAAAAGTGGGATATCGGTGACATTGTGGGCGTAGAGGGCTTTGTGTTCCGTACCCGCAAGGGCGAAATTTCCATACATGCCAAATCCATTGTACTGTTGTCCAAGTCCCTGCTGCCCCTGCCGGAAAAATGGCATGGTCTGAAGGATCAGGATATCCGCTACCGGCAGCGGTATGTGGATCTGATCGTCAACCCGGACGTAAAGGACACCTTCCTCAAGCGCAGCCAGATCCTGCGGGAGGTTCGCAGCTACCTGGACAATCTGGGCTATCTGGAGGTAGATACGCCGGTGCTGCATACGCTGGAGATTGGCGCATCCGCACGTCCCTTTATTACGCACCACAATGCCCTGGATCTGGATATGTATCTGCGGATCGAGACCGAATTGTATCTGAAGCGACTGATCGTGGGCGGCTTTGAAAAGGTATACGAGGTAGGGCGGATCTTCCGGAACGAGGGCATGGACACCTCCCACAACCCGGAGTTCACCTCCATTGAAATGTACCAGGCTTACACCGACTATATTGGCATGATGAATCTGATCGAGGATATGTACCGGACCATTGCCCGGAAGGTATGCGGCAGTGATGTGATCACCTACCAGGGTGTGGAGATCGACATGGGCAGGCTCTGGGAGCGTCTGACCATGGTGGAGGCTGTGAAGAAGTATGCCGGTGTGGATTACAACGATTGGGCAACGGATGAACAGGCACGTGCCGTGGCAAAGGAAAAGGGCGTGGAAGTGGACGAAGGAGATGCTGCCACCAAGGGGCATGTGCTGATCGCCTTCTTTGATGCATTTGTGGAAGAAAAGCTGATTCAGCCCACCATCATCTACGATTATCCGGTGGAGAATTCTCCCCTGGCAAAGCGGAAGCCCACTGATCCTGCATTTACCGAACGGTTCGAGTATTTCATCTACGCTCGTGAAATGGGCAACGCATTCTCTGAGTTGAACGATCCTATCGATCAGCGGGAGCGTTTTGAGCGGCAGGTTGCTGCGAAGCGTGCCCAGGGCAACAACAATGCTACCGTGGATGAGGATTTCGTTACCGCACTGGAATATGGTATGCCTCCCACCGGTGGATTGGGCTTTGGCTTGGATCGTCTGGTGATGCTGCTGACTGACAGCGCATCCATCCGGGATGTTCTGTTGTTCCCCACAATGAAGCCGTTGGACTCTGACAAGAAGGTTTCCAAGGAAGTTTCGGCTCCTGCGGAGGCTGCTCAGACGGCTCCCGTTGTGGAAGAAAAAATTGATTTTTCTAATGTTCAGATTGAGCCTTTGTTTGCTGATCAGGTCGATTTTGACACCTTCTCCAAGAGCGATTTCCGTGCCGTAAAGGTCAAGGAATGCGAAGCCGTGAAGAAGTCCAAAAAGCTCTTAAAGTTCGTTTTGGACGACGGAACTGGCGTAGATCGGGTCATTTTGAGTGGTATTCACGACTATTATGAGCCGGAAGAACTGGTTGGAAAGACCTGCATCGCCATCACCAACCTGCCGCCTCGCCCGATGATGGGCATTGATTCCTGCGGTATGCTCATCTCCGCCGTGCATCACGAAAACGGTGAAGAAAAGTTGCATTTGCTGATGGTCGATCCTCACATTCCGGCAGGCGCAAAGCTCTATTGA
- the greA gene encoding transcription elongation factor GreA, with the protein MAKKQMSREGYEKLEQKLSYLITVRRAEVAQKLKEARSFGDLSENAEYDEAKNEQGILEAEIAELQITLENAEIVEDDNISVDEIGMGSIIEIRRVGTDKIERLQIVGTNEANFKEGKISDESPIGKSALKKRVGDTFLVEAPAGELEFEVVAISK; encoded by the coding sequence ATGGCAAAGAAGCAGATGTCCCGTGAGGGTTACGAAAAGCTGGAACAGAAGCTAAGCTATCTGATTACCGTGCGCCGTGCGGAAGTAGCACAGAAACTGAAAGAGGCACGTTCCTTCGGCGACTTGTCCGAGAATGCAGAGTACGATGAGGCAAAAAACGAACAGGGCATCCTGGAAGCGGAAATTGCCGAGCTGCAAATCACCCTGGAAAATGCGGAGATCGTGGAAGATGATAACATTTCCGTGGACGAGATCGGTATGGGCTCCATCATTGAGATTCGCCGGGTTGGCACGGACAAGATCGAGCGGCTCCAGATCGTAGGCACCAACGAGGCAAACTTCAAGGAGGGCAAGATCTCCGACGAATCTCCCATCGGCAAATCGGCGCTGAAAAAGCGTGTGGGCGATACCTTCCTGGTAGAGGCACCCGCCGGTGAGCTGGAGTTCGAGGTTGTAGCAATTTCCAAGTAA
- the ltrA gene encoding group II intron reverse transcriptase/maturase, translated as MANKKKPLKKQKIRNSEYYDMQLALDELYAASVKGQRFCNLVELIKRPKNIKLAYRNIRKSSGSRTAGVDNKTISDLNKWNENALVAHVQRKLDWYIPNAVRRVEIPKDNGKTRPLGIPTIMDRLIQQCILQVLEPICEAKFFKRSNGFRPNHSAENAIAQAERMIQNVGCHYVIDIDIKSFFDNVNHGKLLKQMWTLGIRDKKLLSIISAMLKAEVAGIGFPEKGTPQGGIISPLLSNIVLNELDWWIVSQWEEMPTQRNYVHRIYANGTPDKSSTIRTLRNYTNLKECYVVRYADDFKIFCKKRSDAVKLFEATKQWLLERLGLETSPEKSKIVNLKRHYSEFLGFKLKVRTKGKKPDGQPRYVVEAHIKDKALQKIREKSKEIIGQIRQTYDPGMEYRLIQKYNSYVMGVHNYYSIATHVNIDFHKIAFDVKKSLYNRLKHRLQKKCQITNRYIKEKYGTSREVRYLNGHAIVPIAYVQHRVPMDKKSRVNKYTPEGRVEIHKNLAGINMAVLYHLMNNPCGKQSVEYNDNRIALYVAQKGKCAVSGVELEANQVDCHHKKPLVLGGNDSYQNLIIVSDVVHIIIHSSNERTIRKYLKVLNPDKKQLAKLNKLRVMAEMLELVF; from the coding sequence TTGGCAAACAAGAAGAAACCCTTAAAGAAACAGAAAATCCGCAACTCCGAATACTACGATATGCAGCTCGCTCTTGACGAATTGTATGCCGCAAGTGTCAAGGGGCAACGGTTCTGCAATCTGGTGGAACTAATAAAACGCCCTAAAAACATCAAGCTGGCCTACAGAAATATCCGAAAGAGCAGCGGCAGTCGGACGGCGGGTGTGGATAATAAAACAATAAGCGATTTGAACAAGTGGAACGAAAATGCCTTAGTTGCCCATGTTCAGCGCAAGCTGGACTGGTATATTCCTAATGCTGTCCGCAGAGTTGAGATACCAAAGGACAACGGGAAAACCCGCCCCCTTGGAATACCCACGATTATGGACAGGCTCATTCAGCAATGTATTCTGCAAGTATTAGAACCTATCTGTGAAGCAAAATTCTTCAAGCGAAGCAATGGTTTCAGACCAAACCACAGTGCAGAAAATGCCATTGCCCAAGCGGAGAGAATGATACAGAACGTAGGTTGCCACTATGTCATTGATATAGATATCAAGTCTTTCTTTGACAATGTGAACCACGGAAAACTGCTGAAGCAGATGTGGACACTCGGAATTAGGGATAAAAAGCTGCTGTCTATCATTTCTGCCATGCTAAAGGCAGAAGTGGCTGGAATCGGTTTTCCCGAAAAGGGTACGCCACAGGGCGGTATCATTTCCCCACTGTTGTCAAACATCGTCCTGAATGAACTGGATTGGTGGATTGTCAGCCAGTGGGAAGAAATGCCTACCCAAAGGAACTATGTACACAGAATCTATGCGAATGGAACCCCTGATAAAAGCAGTACCATCCGAACCCTGCGCAACTACACGAATCTGAAAGAGTGCTATGTTGTCCGCTATGCAGATGATTTCAAAATCTTCTGTAAAAAGCGGTCAGATGCAGTCAAGCTGTTCGAGGCAACGAAACAATGGCTTTTGGAACGTCTGGGACTGGAAACCAGCCCGGAGAAATCGAAAATCGTAAATCTGAAACGCCATTATTCTGAATTTCTTGGCTTTAAGCTGAAAGTTCGAACAAAAGGAAAGAAGCCAGATGGACAACCAAGGTATGTAGTAGAAGCGCATATCAAGGATAAAGCATTGCAGAAAATCCGGGAGAAAAGCAAGGAAATTATTGGGCAGATACGGCAGACCTATGACCCAGGAATGGAATATCGTCTGATACAGAAATACAACTCCTATGTCATGGGCGTTCATAACTATTACAGCATTGCAACCCATGTGAATATTGACTTTCACAAAATCGCTTTCGATGTCAAAAAGAGCCTTTACAACAGATTGAAGCACAGACTGCAAAAGAAATGTCAAATCACAAACAGGTATATCAAGGAGAAATACGGCACAAGCCGGGAGGTGCGTTATCTGAATGGTCATGCCATCGTCCCGATTGCCTATGTTCAGCATAGAGTACCTATGGATAAGAAAAGTCGGGTAAACAAGTACACGCCAGAAGGACGGGTTGAGATTCATAAGAATCTTGCCGGTATCAATATGGCAGTACTCTATCATCTGATGAACAATCCATGCGGTAAGCAAAGTGTGGAATACAACGATAACCGCATTGCGCTCTATGTTGCACAGAAAGGAAAATGTGCCGTCTCCGGTGTGGAACTGGAAGCAAATCAAGTGGACTGTCACCACAAAAAGCCGTTGGTGCTTGGGGGCAATGACAGCTACCAAAACCTGATTATTGTCTCCGATGTGGTTCACATTATCATTCATTCCAGTAATGAGCGCACCATCCGAAAATACCTAAAAGTGCTGAACCCGGATAAAAAGCAGTTGGCAAAGCTCAATAAACTTCGTGTGATGGCAGAAATGCTGGAACTCGTTTTCTAA